One genomic region from Streptomyces sp. NBC_00457 encodes:
- the secF gene encoding protein translocase subunit SecF: protein MSKLGNLGARLHRGEVGYDFVRNRKIWYGVSILITIVAIAGLAVRGLNMGIEFQGGAVFTTPKSSVSVSQAEEYAETASGHDAIVQELGSGGLRIQIAGIDTAKADQIKADLSKDLSVDSEKINAELVGPSWGEQIANKAWQGLAIFMVLVVIYLAIAFEWRMAAAALVALIHDITITVGIYALVGFEVTPGTVIGLLTILGYSLYDTVVVFDSLKEQAKDITKQTRLTYSDVANNSINSTLMRSINTTVVALLPVAGLLFIGGGFLGAGMLNDISLSLFVGLAAGAYSSIFIATPLVADLKEREPQMKALRKRVLAKRAQAGAQGEAAEDQAVGEPFGAEPADAAPAVVGPQGQAVRSQPASRGRGRGRPSGKRR from the coding sequence ATGTCGAAGCTCGGCAACCTCGGCGCCCGACTGCACCGTGGCGAGGTCGGCTACGACTTCGTCCGCAACCGCAAGATCTGGTACGGCGTCTCGATCCTGATCACCATCGTGGCCATCGCCGGCCTGGCGGTGCGCGGCCTGAACATGGGCATCGAGTTCCAGGGCGGCGCGGTCTTCACCACCCCGAAGTCCAGCGTCTCGGTCTCCCAGGCCGAGGAGTACGCGGAAACCGCGTCCGGCCACGACGCGATCGTCCAGGAGCTCGGCAGCGGCGGCCTGCGCATCCAGATCGCCGGTATCGACACCGCCAAGGCCGACCAGATCAAGGCCGATCTCTCCAAGGACCTGAGCGTCGACTCGGAGAAGATCAACGCCGAGCTCGTCGGCCCCAGTTGGGGTGAACAGATCGCCAACAAGGCCTGGCAGGGTCTGGCGATCTTCATGGTGCTCGTCGTGATCTACCTGGCGATCGCGTTCGAATGGCGCATGGCCGCGGCCGCATTGGTCGCTCTGATCCACGACATCACCATCACGGTCGGCATCTACGCCCTCGTCGGCTTCGAAGTGACACCGGGCACGGTGATCGGTCTGCTGACCATCCTCGGTTACTCGCTCTATGACACGGTCGTCGTCTTCGACAGCCTCAAGGAGCAGGCGAAGGACATCACCAAGCAGACCCGTCTGACGTACAGCGACGTCGCCAACAACTCGATCAACAGCACCCTGATGCGTTCCATCAACACCACGGTGGTCGCGCTGCTCCCGGTCGCCGGACTGCTGTTCATCGGCGGCGGTTTCCTCGGCGCGGGCATGCTCAACGACATCTCGCTGTCGCTGTTCGTCGGCCTCGCGGCCGGTGCGTACTCCTCGATCTTCATCGCCACCCCGCTCGTCGCCGACCTCAAGGAGCGCGAGCCGCAGATGAAGGCGCTCAGGAAGCGCGTCCTCGCCAAGCGGGCGCAGGCAGGCGCACAGGGCGAGGCCGCGGAGGACCAGGCCGTCGGGGAGCCGTTCGGAGCCGAGCCCGCGGATGCCGCTCCCGCGGTCGTCGGCCCGCAGGGCCAGGCGGTCCGCAGCCAGCCCGCCTCCCGCGGCCGCGGCCGGGGCCGACCGTCGGGGAAGCGCCGATGA
- a CDS encoding adenine phosphoribosyltransferase produces the protein MTELTDISALLLSRIRDVADYPEPGVMFKDITPLLADPAAFTALTDALARVAERTNATKVVGLEARGFILGAPVAVRAGLGFIPVRKAGKLPGATLSQAYDLEYGSAEIEVHAEDLAADDRVLIVDDVLATGGTAEASLKLIRSAGAEVAGVAVLMELGFLGGRARLEPTLDGAPLEALLKV, from the coding sequence ATGACCGAGCTCACCGACATCAGCGCGCTGCTGCTCAGCCGCATCCGCGATGTGGCCGACTACCCGGAGCCGGGCGTGATGTTCAAGGACATCACCCCGCTCCTGGCGGACCCGGCGGCGTTCACCGCCCTCACCGACGCCCTCGCCAGGGTCGCCGAGCGGACGAACGCGACGAAGGTCGTCGGCCTGGAGGCCCGCGGCTTCATCCTCGGCGCCCCGGTCGCCGTCCGCGCCGGCCTCGGCTTCATCCCCGTACGCAAGGCAGGCAAGCTCCCCGGAGCCACCCTCAGCCAGGCGTACGACCTGGAGTACGGCTCCGCCGAGATCGAGGTCCACGCCGAGGACCTGGCCGCCGACGACCGCGTGCTGATCGTCGACGACGTCCTCGCCACCGGCGGCACCGCCGAGGCCTCCCTGAAGCTGATCCGCAGCGCGGGCGCCGAGGTCGCGGGCGTCGCGGTCCTCATGGAACTCGGCTTCCTGGGCGGCCGCGCCCGCCTGGAACCGACACTGGACGGGGCACCGCTCGAGGCGCTGCTAAAGGTCTGA
- a CDS encoding RelA/SpoT family protein produces MPDEAQPLTAAKPEPASAPAAKPPAPTESNAKNDTRGPVEHAQSAPVDKSAEQSRPKPAPSESPATPAVRPNTGQPARSGSSNRVRARLARLGVQRSNPYNPVLEPLLRIVRSNDPKIETATLRQIEKAYQVAERWHRGQKRKSGDPYITHPLAVTTILAELGMDPATLMAGLLHDTVEDTEYGLDQLRRDFGDSVALLVDGVTKLDKVKFGEAAQAETVRKMVVAMAKDPRVLVIKLADRLHNMRTMRYLKREKQEKKARETLEIYAPLAHRLGMNTIKWELEDLAFAILYPKMYDEIVRLVAERAPKRDEYLAIVTDEVQQDLRAARIKATVTGRPKHYYSVYQKMIVRGRDFAEIYDLVGIRVLVDTVRDCYAALGTVHARWNPVPGRFKDYIAMPKFNMYQSLHTTVIGPNGKPVELQIRTFDMHRRAEYGIAAHWKYKQEAVAGASKIRTDVPKSSGKGKDDHLNDMAWLRQLLDWQKETEDPGEFLESLRFDLSRNEVFVFTPKGDVIALPAGATPVDFAYAVHTEVGHRTIGARVNGRLVPLESTLDNGDLVEVFTSKAAGAGPSRDWLGFVKSPRARNKIRAWFSKERRDEAIEQGKDAIARAMRKQNLPIQRILTGDSLVTLAHEMRYPDISSLYAAIGEGHVAAQNVVQKLVQALGGEEAATEEMDEAVPSPRGRGRKRRSSQDPGVVVKGVDDVWVKLARCCTPVPGDPIMGFVTRGSGVSVHRTDCVNVDSLSREPERILDVEWAPTQSSVFLVAIQVEALDRSRLLSDVTRVLSDQHVNILSAAVQTSRDRVATSRFTFEMGDPKHLGHVLKAVRGVEGVYDVYRVTSARSRA; encoded by the coding sequence TTGCCAGACGAGGCCCAGCCACTCACCGCCGCCAAGCCCGAGCCCGCCTCGGCGCCCGCGGCGAAGCCGCCCGCGCCGACCGAGTCGAACGCGAAGAACGACACCCGCGGGCCGGTCGAGCATGCCCAGTCCGCGCCCGTCGACAAGTCGGCCGAGCAGTCGCGCCCCAAGCCCGCCCCGTCCGAGAGCCCGGCCACACCTGCGGTCCGCCCGAACACCGGCCAGCCCGCCCGCTCCGGCTCCTCCAACCGCGTCCGCGCCCGCCTCGCCCGCCTCGGCGTCCAGCGCTCCAACCCGTACAACCCGGTCCTGGAACCGCTGCTGCGCATAGTCCGCAGCAACGACCCGAAGATCGAGACGGCCACGCTCCGCCAGATCGAGAAGGCCTACCAGGTCGCCGAGCGCTGGCACCGCGGCCAGAAGCGCAAGAGCGGCGACCCGTACATCACGCACCCCCTCGCCGTCACCACGATCCTCGCCGAGCTGGGCATGGATCCGGCCACGCTGATGGCGGGCCTGCTGCACGACACCGTCGAGGACACCGAGTACGGCCTCGACCAGCTCCGCCGCGACTTCGGCGACTCCGTCGCCCTGCTCGTCGACGGCGTCACCAAGCTGGACAAGGTCAAGTTCGGCGAGGCCGCGCAGGCCGAGACGGTGCGCAAGATGGTCGTAGCCATGGCCAAGGACCCCCGCGTCCTGGTCATCAAGCTCGCCGACCGCCTGCACAACATGCGCACCATGCGCTATCTCAAGCGCGAGAAGCAGGAGAAGAAGGCGCGCGAGACCCTCGAGATCTACGCGCCGCTCGCCCATCGCCTCGGCATGAACACCATCAAGTGGGAACTGGAGGACCTCGCCTTCGCGATCCTCTACCCCAAGATGTACGACGAGATCGTACGGCTGGTGGCCGAGCGGGCACCGAAGCGTGACGAGTATCTGGCCATAGTGACCGACGAGGTCCAGCAGGACCTGCGCGCGGCCCGCATCAAGGCGACCGTCACCGGACGCCCGAAGCACTACTACAGCGTCTACCAGAAGATGATCGTCCGCGGCCGTGACTTCGCGGAGATCTACGACCTGGTGGGCATCCGCGTCCTCGTGGACACCGTCCGCGACTGCTACGCCGCCCTCGGCACCGTGCACGCGCGATGGAACCCGGTCCCCGGCCGGTTCAAGGACTACATCGCGATGCCCAAGTTCAACATGTACCAGTCGCTGCACACGACGGTGATCGGGCCCAACGGCAAGCCGGTCGAACTCCAGATCCGTACGTTCGACATGCACCGCCGCGCCGAGTACGGCATCGCCGCGCACTGGAAGTACAAGCAGGAGGCCGTCGCGGGCGCCTCCAAGATCCGTACCGATGTGCCCAAGTCGTCCGGCAAGGGCAAGGACGACCATCTCAACGACATGGCGTGGCTGCGCCAACTGCTCGACTGGCAGAAGGAGACCGAGGACCCGGGCGAGTTCCTGGAGTCGCTGCGCTTCGACCTGTCGCGCAACGAGGTCTTCGTCTTCACGCCGAAGGGCGACGTCATAGCGCTCCCGGCCGGTGCGACGCCCGTCGACTTCGCGTACGCGGTCCACACCGAAGTCGGCCACCGCACCATAGGGGCACGGGTCAACGGCCGTCTCGTACCGCTCGAATCCACCCTGGACAACGGCGACTTGGTGGAGGTCTTCACCTCCAAGGCGGCCGGCGCCGGACCGTCCCGCGACTGGCTCGGCTTCGTCAAGTCGCCGCGCGCCCGCAACAAGATCCGGGCCTGGTTCTCCAAGGAACGCCGGGACGAGGCCATCGAACAGGGCAAGGACGCCATCGCACGCGCGATGCGCAAACAGAACCTGCCGATCCAGCGCATCCTCACGGGCGACTCCCTCGTCACCCTGGCGCACGAGATGCGCTACCCCGACATCTCCTCGCTGTACGCCGCGATCGGCGAGGGACATGTCGCCGCGCAGAACGTCGTACAGAAGCTCGTTCAGGCCCTCGGCGGGGAGGAGGCCGCCACCGAGGAGATGGACGAGGCGGTACCGTCCCCCCGAGGTCGCGGCCGCAAGCGGCGCAGCAGCCAGGACCCCGGTGTGGTGGTCAAGGGCGTCGACGACGTCTGGGTCAAGCTCGCCCGCTGTTGTACGCCGGTCCCCGGCGACCCCATCATGGGCTTCGTCACGCGCGGCAGTGGCGTATCGGTTCACCGCACCGACTGTGTGAACGTCGACTCGCTGTCCCGTGAGCCCGAGCGCATCCTCGACGTCGAGTGGGCGCCCACGCAGTCCTCGGTCTTCCTGGTCGCCATCCAGGTCGAGGCCCTCGACCGCTCCCGGCTGCTGTCGGACGTGACCCGGGTCCTGTCCGACCAGCACGTCAACATCCTCTCCGCGGCCGTCCAGACCTCCCGCGACCGCGTCGCCACCTCCCGCTTCACCTTCGAGATGGGCGACCCGAAGCATCTCGGCCACGTCCTGAAGGCGGTCAGGGGAGTGGAAGGCGTGTACGACGTGTACCGGGTGACGTCGGCGCGCAGCCGGGCGTAA
- a CDS encoding DUF349 domain-containing protein, whose product MSSDPWGRVDETGTVYVRTADGEQVVGSWQAGSPEEALAYFERKYEGLVVEIGLLEKRVKTTDLSAKDAQVAIDHIREQVDAHHAVGDLDALRKRLDKLVETVEARREERKQQRARQSDEARKAKEALVTEAEQLAQSDQWRAAGERLRALVDTWKGLPRLDRKSDDELWHRFSHARSAFSKRRKAHFASLDAQREEARKTKERLVAEAEALSGSTDWGPTAARYRELMSEWKAAGRAQREHEDDLWNRFRGAQDVFFAARSSVFAERDAEQSENLKLKEELAEEAEKILPVTDLKAARAAFRSINERWEAIGHVPRDARPKVEGRMHAVERAIQEAEEAEWRRSNPEARARAEGLTGQLQAAVEKLQKQIEQARAQGNNAKADKLERELEGRQALLDQALKGLQEFGG is encoded by the coding sequence GTGAGCAGCGACCCGTGGGGCCGCGTCGACGAGACGGGGACCGTGTACGTGCGTACGGCCGACGGCGAGCAGGTTGTCGGTTCCTGGCAGGCCGGCTCCCCCGAGGAAGCGTTGGCCTACTTCGAGCGCAAGTACGAGGGCCTGGTTGTCGAGATCGGCCTCCTCGAGAAGCGAGTGAAGACCACCGACCTCTCCGCGAAGGACGCCCAGGTCGCCATCGACCACATCCGTGAGCAGGTCGACGCACACCACGCCGTCGGTGATCTGGACGCGCTGCGCAAGCGGCTGGACAAGCTCGTGGAAACCGTCGAGGCACGCCGCGAGGAGCGCAAGCAGCAGCGCGCGCGGCAGTCCGACGAGGCCCGCAAGGCCAAGGAGGCGCTGGTCACCGAGGCGGAGCAGCTGGCCCAGTCCGACCAGTGGCGGGCGGCCGGTGAGCGGCTGCGGGCGCTGGTGGACACCTGGAAGGGCCTGCCGCGGCTGGACCGCAAGTCGGACGACGAGCTGTGGCACCGCTTCTCGCACGCCCGGTCGGCGTTCTCCAAGCGCCGCAAGGCACACTTCGCTTCGCTGGACGCGCAGCGCGAGGAGGCCCGCAAGACCAAGGAGCGGCTGGTCGCCGAGGCCGAGGCGCTGTCGGGCTCGACGGACTGGGGTCCGACGGCCGCGCGCTACCGCGAGCTGATGTCGGAGTGGAAGGCCGCGGGCCGCGCCCAGCGCGAGCACGAGGACGACTTGTGGAACCGCTTCCGCGGCGCGCAGGACGTGTTCTTCGCCGCCCGCAGCTCGGTCTTCGCCGAGCGGGACGCGGAGCAGTCGGAGAACCTGAAGCTCAAGGAGGAGCTGGCCGAGGAGGCCGAGAAGATCCTCCCGGTCACGGACCTCAAGGCCGCCCGTGCCGCGTTCCGCTCGATCAACGAACGCTGGGAGGCCATCGGCCATGTGCCGCGCGACGCGCGTCCGAAGGTCGAGGGTCGGATGCACGCGGTGGAGCGGGCCATCCAGGAGGCCGAGGAGGCCGAGTGGCGCCGGTCCAACCCGGAGGCACGCGCGCGTGCCGAGGGTCTGACCGGCCAGCTCCAGGCCGCCGTGGAGAAGCTCCAGAAGCAGATCGAGCAGGCGCGCGCCCAGGGCAACAACGCCAAGGCCGACAAGCTGGAGCGGGAGCTGGAGGGCCGCCAGGCCCTGCTGGACCAGGCGCTGAAGGGGCTGCAGGAGTTCGGCGGCTGA
- a CDS encoding peptidylprolyl isomerase, whose translation MVSQEQRKRQLAREKFLRQQQRRTEARRKARTRNAAIASALAVVVIAGLALYMTGALKDDDKTNASADVTPSASAPSKAEDPCEKPAAGKAKTATWKKEPAMTIDESAKYTMKLATTCGDIDIDLKASAAPHTVNSFNFLAGKGFFDHTKCHRLVPSSIYVLQCGDPKGTGMGGPGYTIPDENLKDKSLKGGVYPAGTVAMANQYNAQTKQGRNSGGSQFFLVYQDSPLPPDYTPFGTVSEAGMKVLKKIADAGAQAADPATGNTAPNATVVINKATVTKS comes from the coding sequence GTGGTCAGCCAAGAACAGCGGAAGCGTCAGCTCGCGCGGGAGAAGTTCTTGCGGCAGCAGCAGCGGCGCACCGAGGCACGGCGCAAGGCGCGTACGCGCAACGCCGCGATCGCGTCCGCACTCGCCGTCGTCGTGATCGCCGGCCTGGCGCTGTACATGACCGGGGCCCTCAAGGACGACGACAAGACCAACGCGAGCGCGGACGTCACGCCGAGCGCGTCGGCGCCCAGCAAGGCCGAGGACCCGTGCGAGAAGCCGGCCGCGGGCAAGGCCAAGACGGCGACTTGGAAGAAGGAGCCGGCGATGACCATCGACGAGTCGGCGAAGTACACGATGAAGCTCGCCACGACCTGCGGTGACATAGACATCGACCTGAAGGCGTCGGCCGCGCCGCACACCGTGAACTCCTTCAACTTCCTCGCGGGCAAGGGCTTCTTCGACCACACCAAGTGCCACCGGCTCGTCCCCAGCAGCATCTACGTGCTGCAGTGCGGCGACCCGAAGGGCACCGGCATGGGCGGGCCCGGCTACACGATCCCGGACGAGAACCTCAAGGACAAGAGCCTCAAGGGCGGGGTCTACCCGGCGGGCACGGTCGCGATGGCCAACCAGTACAACGCCCAGACGAAGCAAGGACGCAACTCCGGAGGAAGCCAGTTCTTCCTCGTCTACCAGGACAGTCCGCTGCCGCCCGACTACACACCGTTCGGAACGGTGTCCGAAGCGGGCATGAAGGTCCTGAAGAAGATCGCGGACGCTGGAGCGCAGGCCGCGGACCCCGCGACGGGGAACACGGCACCCAACGCGACGGTCGTCATCAACAAGGCAACTGTCACGAAATCCTGA
- a CDS encoding MBL fold metallo-hydrolase, whose protein sequence is MLIAGFPAGAWGTNCYLVAPAAGEECVIIDPGHEAAPGVEEALKKHRLKPVAVVLTHGHLDHVASVVPVCGAHDVPAWIHPEDRYMMNDPEKALGRSIGMPLLGELTIGEPDDVKELTDGARLELAGLELSVAHAPGHTKGSVTFRMPETADIPSVFFSGDLLFAGSIGRTDLPGGDMAEMLDSLARVCLPLDDSTVVLSGHGPQTTIGQERATNPYLRQVAAGQGTDPNAAPRRGM, encoded by the coding sequence GTGCTCATTGCCGGGTTCCCCGCCGGGGCCTGGGGGACGAACTGTTATCTCGTCGCCCCCGCCGCCGGTGAGGAGTGCGTGATCATCGACCCGGGCCACGAAGCGGCCCCAGGAGTCGAGGAAGCACTGAAGAAGCATCGGCTCAAGCCCGTGGCGGTCGTCCTCACCCACGGCCACCTCGACCACGTGGCCTCGGTCGTCCCGGTGTGCGGCGCGCACGACGTGCCGGCCTGGATCCACCCCGAGGACCGGTACATGATGAACGACCCCGAGAAGGCGCTCGGACGCTCCATCGGGATGCCGCTGCTCGGCGAGCTGACCATCGGGGAGCCGGACGACGTCAAGGAGTTGACCGATGGCGCGCGACTGGAGCTGGCGGGTCTGGAGCTCTCCGTCGCCCACGCACCGGGCCATACCAAGGGGTCGGTGACCTTCCGGATGCCCGAGACCGCCGACATCCCGTCGGTGTTCTTCTCCGGGGATCTGCTGTTCGCCGGCTCCATCGGACGCACCGACCTGCCCGGCGGTGACATGGCCGAGATGCTCGACTCGCTGGCCCGTGTGTGCCTGCCGCTCGACGACTCGACCGTGGTGCTGTCCGGCCACGGCCCCCAGACGACCATCGGCCAGGAGCGCGCCACCAACCCGTATCTGCGGCAGGTGGCCGCCGGCCAGGGAACGGATCCGAACGCCGCTCCCCGACGAGGAATGTGA
- the hisS gene encoding histidine--tRNA ligase: MSTFKAPKGTYDLIPPDSAIYLAVREAIAAPLRNSGYGYIETPGFENVELFARGVGESTDIVTKEMYAFETKGGDRLALRPEGTASVLRAALEANLHKAGNLPVKLWYSGSYYRYERPQKGRYRHFSQVGAEAIGAEDPALDAELIILADQAYRSLGLSNFRILLNSLGDKECRPVYRAALQDFLRGLDLDEDTLRRSEINPLRVLDDKRESVQKQLTGAPLLRDYLCDACKAYHEEVRELITAAGVAFEDDPKLVRGLDYYTRTTFEFVHDGLGSQSAVGGGGRYDGLSEMIGGPALPSVGWALGVDRTVLALEAEGVELELPAATSVFAVPLGDEARRVLFAKVTDLRKAGIAADFSYGAKGLKGAMKNANRSGARYTVVAGERDLAEGVVQLKDMESGEQTPIGVNEIVAELEARLG, from the coding sequence GTGAGCACCTTCAAGGCCCCCAAGGGCACGTACGACCTGATCCCGCCGGACAGCGCCATCTACCTGGCCGTCCGTGAGGCGATCGCGGCTCCGCTGCGCAACTCCGGCTACGGATACATCGAGACGCCCGGCTTCGAGAACGTCGAGCTGTTCGCGCGCGGTGTCGGTGAGTCCACCGACATCGTGACCAAGGAGATGTACGCCTTCGAGACCAAGGGCGGCGACCGGCTCGCCCTGCGCCCCGAGGGCACGGCCTCCGTCCTGCGCGCCGCCCTCGAGGCCAACCTGCACAAGGCGGGCAACCTCCCGGTCAAGCTCTGGTATTCGGGCTCGTACTACCGCTACGAGCGCCCGCAGAAGGGCCGTTACCGCCACTTCTCCCAGGTCGGCGCCGAGGCGATCGGCGCGGAGGACCCGGCGCTGGACGCCGAGTTGATCATCCTGGCGGACCAGGCGTACCGCTCGCTGGGCCTGAGTAACTTCCGCATCCTGCTGAACAGCCTGGGCGACAAGGAGTGCCGTCCGGTCTACCGCGCGGCCCTCCAGGACTTCCTGCGCGGCCTTGACCTCGACGAGGACACCCTGCGCCGGTCGGAGATCAACCCGCTGCGCGTCCTCGACGACAAGCGCGAGTCGGTCCAGAAGCAGTTGACGGGTGCGCCGTTGCTGCGTGACTACCTCTGCGACGCCTGCAAGGCGTACCACGAGGAGGTCCGTGAGCTGATCACGGCGGCGGGCGTCGCCTTCGAGGACGACCCGAAGCTGGTGCGCGGCCTGGACTACTACACGCGCACCACCTTCGAGTTCGTCCACGACGGTCTGGGCTCGCAGTCCGCGGTGGGCGGCGGCGGCCGCTACGACGGACTCTCCGAGATGATCGGCGGTCCCGCGCTGCCGTCGGTGGGCTGGGCGCTGGGCGTCGACCGCACGGTCCTGGCCCTGGAGGCGGAGGGCGTCGAGCTCGAACTCCCGGCGGCCACCAGCGTGTTCGCGGTTCCGCTGGGCGACGAGGCCCGCCGCGTCCTGTTCGCCAAGGTCACCGACCTGCGCAAGGCGGGCATCGCCGCCGACTTCTCCTACGGCGCCAAGGGTCTCAAGGGCGCCATGAAGAACGCCAACCGGAGCGGCGCCCGCTACACCGTGGTCGCCGGCGAACGCGACCTCGCCGAGGGCGTCGTCCAGCTCAAGGACATGGAGTCCGGCGAGCAGACTCCCATCGGCGTGAACGAGATCGTGGCCGAGCTGGAGGCGAGGCTGGGCTGA
- a CDS encoding response regulator transcription factor gives MIRIILADDHPVVREGLRAMLSAEPDLEVVADASSGPQAEALAAELRPDIVLMDLRMPDGGGVDSIVRMAEAGLGCRVIVLTTYETDRDILRAVEAGAAGYLLKDLPRGELAEAVRSAARGETVLAPSVAARLVDQLRTKPERPRLSARETAVLRLVAEGCTNAEIGRRLFIGESTVKTHLLRVFGKLGVDDRTAAVTSAMRHGLLD, from the coding sequence GTGATCCGGATCATCCTGGCCGACGACCATCCCGTCGTACGGGAGGGGCTGCGGGCGATGCTCAGCGCGGAACCGGACCTCGAGGTGGTCGCCGACGCGTCCAGCGGACCGCAGGCGGAGGCGCTGGCGGCCGAGTTGCGGCCCGACATCGTGCTGATGGATCTGCGGATGCCGGACGGCGGGGGTGTCGACTCGATCGTGCGGATGGCGGAGGCGGGGCTGGGTTGCCGGGTCATCGTCCTCACGACGTACGAGACGGACCGGGACATCCTGAGGGCGGTGGAGGCGGGGGCGGCGGGTTATCTGCTCAAGGATCTCCCGCGAGGTGAACTCGCGGAAGCCGTACGGTCTGCGGCGCGCGGCGAGACGGTGCTGGCGCCGTCGGTGGCGGCGCGACTCGTGGACCAGTTGCGGACGAAGCCGGAACGGCCGCGGTTGTCGGCGCGGGAGACGGCCGTGCTGAGGCTTGTGGCCGAGGGCTGTACCAACGCCGAGATCGGGCGCCGGTTGTTCATCGGCGAGTCGACCGTGAAGACCCATCTGCTGCGCGTCTTCGGCAAGTTGGGCGTGGACGACCGGACGGCGGCGGTGACGAGCGCGATGCGGCACGGCTTGCTGGACTGA
- a CDS encoding sensor histidine kinase: MNGPAGPGGAYTWARSFRLWDTYFALIWLATLVYVLGAGFPGWPVRAVAAALLIPLAPLYVWVGRPILCGDPPDERQAVRFLAVALALFLPSAVLVGETRVLTFALVPPCFMALRMRWALTAVAVINLVPVAGWALLWRPGAQEVFFNAVFAVVTFVFSVALGSWIIRIIEQSQERAELIAELDASRHEVSRLSSAHGALAERERMAREIHDTLAQGFTSLLMLIQAVEAEFDEDPAQARRHLALMDETARQNLAEARALVAGGTPADLDGASLPDAVGRLAARHAAKLEVTGPVRALPAGPEVVALRSCQEALANARKHAGSSVAVGITLAYADETLTMSVRDDGCGFDPGAVHDGYGLAGLRARAAEVGGTAQVGSVPGEGTTVTVRLPLPDVRSEVP, from the coding sequence ATGAACGGCCCGGCGGGACCCGGGGGCGCGTACACCTGGGCCCGCTCGTTCCGGCTCTGGGACACGTACTTCGCGCTGATCTGGCTGGCCACCCTGGTCTACGTGCTCGGCGCGGGGTTCCCGGGGTGGCCGGTCCGCGCCGTCGCGGCCGCGCTGCTGATACCGCTGGCTCCCCTGTACGTGTGGGTGGGGCGCCCCATCCTGTGCGGTGACCCGCCCGACGAGCGGCAGGCGGTGCGTTTCCTGGCGGTGGCGCTGGCGCTGTTCCTGCCGTCGGCGGTGCTCGTCGGGGAGACGCGGGTGCTGACCTTCGCGCTCGTCCCTCCGTGCTTCATGGCGTTGCGGATGCGGTGGGCGCTGACGGCCGTGGCGGTCATCAACCTCGTGCCCGTGGCGGGCTGGGCGCTGCTGTGGCGGCCCGGCGCCCAGGAGGTCTTCTTCAACGCGGTGTTCGCCGTGGTCACCTTCGTCTTCTCGGTGGCGCTGGGCAGTTGGATCATCCGGATCATCGAGCAGAGCCAGGAGCGGGCCGAGCTGATCGCGGAACTGGACGCCAGCCGGCATGAGGTCTCCCGGCTCTCGTCGGCGCACGGCGCGCTCGCGGAGCGGGAGCGGATGGCCCGGGAGATCCACGACACCCTCGCCCAGGGCTTCACCAGCCTGCTGATGCTGATCCAGGCCGTCGAGGCCGAGTTCGACGAGGACCCGGCACAGGCCCGCCGTCACCTGGCCCTGATGGACGAGACGGCCCGGCAGAACCTCGCCGAGGCCCGCGCCCTGGTCGCCGGGGGCACCCCCGCCGACCTCGACGGCGCCTCGCTCCCGGATGCGGTCGGCAGACTCGCGGCCCGCCACGCCGCGAAACTGGAGGTGACGGGTCCGGTGCGCGCGCTGCCCGCCGGTCCCGAGGTGGTCGCCCTGCGCTCCTGCCAGGAGGCACTGGCCAACGCCCGCAAGCACGCCGGGAGTTCTGTGGCCGTGGGCATCACGCTGGCGTACGCCGACGAGACGCTCACCATGTCCGTACGGGACGACGGTTGCGGCTTCGATCCCGGTGCCGTCCATGACGGGTACGGTCTGGCGGGGCTGCGCGCCCGGGCCGCCGAGGTGGGGGGAACCGCACAGGTCGGCAGCGTGCCGGGCGAGGGCACCACGGTGACCGTCCGGCTGCCCCTACCCGACGTGAGGAGTGAGGTGCCGTGA